A genome region from Arachidicoccus soli includes the following:
- a CDS encoding Crp/Fnr family transcriptional regulator — translation MKQNKKSCDFKTCFLCRECMSEWIPAIEACKKNYHFKKGELIFKEGTGLKGMYFVNNGLVKVHKKWVGDKELIVRFAHDGDILGHRGLGIDMIYSISATALSPTDLCFIDLDFFQKTLKVNQGFLYRLMLFFAEELKISEKKMQNLAHMSVKGRLAQALLSLREKFGVSESGAIKFSLSKQDLSSFVGASYETVFRCLNELVEAHIIELSGKNIHVRNEKELKEITEINAPQMVI, via the coding sequence ATGAAGCAAAATAAAAAAAGCTGTGATTTTAAAACCTGCTTTTTATGCAGGGAATGTATGTCGGAATGGATTCCTGCGATTGAAGCGTGTAAAAAAAACTATCACTTTAAAAAAGGGGAATTAATTTTTAAAGAGGGCACTGGATTAAAAGGTATGTATTTTGTAAATAATGGATTGGTTAAAGTGCATAAGAAGTGGGTTGGAGATAAGGAATTAATTGTCCGTTTTGCTCATGACGGAGATATTCTCGGCCATAGAGGTTTGGGTATTGATATGATTTATTCTATATCTGCGACGGCTTTGAGTCCGACAGACCTTTGTTTTATTGACTTGGATTTTTTTCAAAAAACATTGAAGGTTAATCAGGGTTTTCTTTATCGCCTAATGCTATTCTTTGCAGAAGAATTAAAAATATCTGAGAAGAAAATGCAGAACCTGGCACATATGTCTGTTAAAGGACGTTTAGCACAAGCACTATTATCGCTGCGTGAAAAGTTTGGTGTATCTGAATCAGGTGCAATCAAATTTTCCCTGAGCAAACAAGATTTATCTTCTTTTGTAGGAGCTTCTTATGAAACTGTTTTTCGTTGCCTGAATGAACTTGTTGAAGCACATATCATTGAACTATCTGGGAAAAATATCCATGTTAGAAACGAAAAAGAATTAAAAGAAATAACTGAAATAAATGCACCTCAGATGGTAATATAA